A genomic segment from Streptomyces sp. NBC_00459 encodes:
- a CDS encoding DHA2 family efflux MFS transporter permease subunit has product MNVTTPASRSTDRRAATIVMACLGVFVAYLPITTVAVSLPAIQRALDTSTAQLSWVQDAFVLPMAAFILTAGLFGDVHGRKKVYQAGLFLSAVGATVALCAHNIQTLWAGQALAGLGSAALLPTTLALISHAVPDFRERGKFIGMWAMALLAALAVGPVIAGVILDHYSWRWIYVLSVPLSLLAMAVATPLLTDSRAPHGRKLDWPGQITAAVAVTALVYGVIEGGADSFTAPKVIAALALGVVALIAFIVAEKRSESPMLDLAVFRSAAFTATALIAMITFLGLIGFFFVLSLYFGMVQQLGTLEAGARLLLVPVAAIVSGAPAGRLMHRVPARWMITAGLLLIAASLLAMTNLAADTSYGSIAWRLIVLGVGLGLVTTPMTATAVASVPHHLAGMASAANNAFRQVGGALGPAVLGALLSTRAVHTLPGHLADAGVSGTQAHTILATAKDGGLGAVAGMNLGSTAGQVYGALGDSLIDGMRLCLVVAAVLVLIAAVCAVTLLRRPRQTAEGAVKAADTAQRGRGPEASAEKAQAGSPRG; this is encoded by the coding sequence GTGAACGTCACCACACCGGCGAGCAGGTCGACGGACAGGCGGGCGGCCACCATCGTCATGGCCTGCCTCGGCGTGTTCGTCGCCTACCTGCCCATCACCACGGTCGCCGTCAGCCTGCCCGCCATCCAGCGGGCGCTGGACACCTCGACCGCCCAGCTGTCCTGGGTCCAGGACGCGTTCGTCCTGCCCATGGCCGCCTTCATCCTCACTGCCGGTCTCTTCGGTGACGTCCACGGCCGTAAGAAGGTCTACCAGGCAGGCCTGTTCCTCAGCGCCGTCGGGGCGACGGTCGCCCTGTGCGCGCACAACATCCAGACCCTGTGGGCCGGTCAGGCCCTGGCCGGTCTGGGCTCGGCCGCGCTGCTACCGACCACATTGGCGCTGATCAGCCACGCGGTGCCCGACTTCCGCGAGCGCGGCAAGTTCATCGGCATGTGGGCCATGGCCCTGCTCGCCGCCCTGGCCGTCGGCCCGGTCATCGCCGGCGTCATCCTCGACCACTACTCATGGCGCTGGATCTACGTCCTGTCCGTCCCTCTCTCGCTGCTGGCCATGGCCGTCGCCACTCCACTGCTGACCGACTCCCGCGCCCCGCACGGACGCAAACTCGACTGGCCCGGCCAGATCACCGCAGCCGTCGCCGTCACCGCCCTGGTCTACGGCGTGATCGAGGGCGGCGCCGACTCCTTCACCGCACCGAAGGTGATCGCCGCCCTCGCCCTGGGCGTCGTCGCGCTGATCGCCTTCATCGTCGCGGAGAAGCGCAGCGAGAGCCCCATGCTGGACCTGGCGGTGTTCCGCAGTGCGGCCTTCACCGCCACCGCCCTGATCGCCATGATCACTTTCCTCGGACTGATCGGCTTCTTCTTCGTCCTCAGCCTCTACTTCGGCATGGTCCAGCAGCTCGGCACCCTGGAAGCAGGCGCCCGCCTGCTGCTCGTCCCGGTCGCCGCGATCGTGTCCGGAGCACCGGCCGGACGGCTCATGCACCGTGTCCCGGCCCGCTGGATGATCACTGCCGGCCTGCTGCTGATCGCCGCCTCCCTGCTGGCCATGACCAACCTCGCCGCCGACACCTCCTACGGATCCATCGCCTGGCGGCTGATCGTGCTGGGCGTCGGACTCGGCCTGGTCACCACGCCGATGACGGCCACCGCCGTCGCCTCCGTACCGCACCACCTCGCGGGCATGGCCTCGGCCGCCAACAACGCCTTCCGCCAGGTCGGCGGCGCACTCGGCCCGGCCGTCCTCGGCGCCCTGCTGTCCACCCGCGCCGTCCACACCCTGCCCGGCCACCTCGCCGACGCCGGAGTGAGCGGCACCCAGGCCCACACCATCCTCGCCACCGCGAAGGACGGCGGCCTGGGCGCGGTCGCCGGCATGAACCTCGGCTCCACCGCGGGTCAGGTCTACGGCGCCCTGGGCGACTCCCTCATCGACGGCATGCGGCTGTGCCTCGTCGTCGCCGCGGTGCTGGTATTGATCGCCGCCGTATGCGCGGTCACCCTC